The proteins below are encoded in one region of Musa acuminata AAA Group cultivar baxijiao unplaced genomic scaffold, Cavendish_Baxijiao_AAA HiC_scaffold_826, whole genome shotgun sequence:
- the LOC135664313 gene encoding photosystem II CP47 reaction center protein, translating into MGLPWYRVHTVVLNDPGRLLSVHIMHTALVAGWAGSMALYELAVFDPSDPALDPMWRQGMFVIPFMTRLGITNSWGGWSISGGTVTNPGIWSYEGVAGAHIVFSGLCFLAAIWHWVYWDLEIFCDERTGKPSLDLPKIFGIHLFLSGLACFGFGAFHVTGLYGPGIWVSDPYGLTGKVQPVSPAWGAEGFDPFVPGGIASHHIAAGTLGILAGLFHLSVRPPQRLYKGLRMGNIETVLSSSIAAVFFAAFVVAGTMWYGSATTPIELFGPTRYQWDQGYFQQEIYRRVSAGLAQNLSLSEAWSKIPEKLAFYDYIGNNPAKGGLFRAGSMDNGDGIAVGWLGHPVFRDKEGRELFVRRMPTFFETFPVVLVDGDGIVRADVPFRRAESKYSVEQVGVTVEFYGGELNGVSYSDPATVKKYARRAQLGEIFELDRATLKSDGVFRSSPRGWFTFGHATFALLFFFGHIWHGARTLFRDVFAGIDPDLDAQVEFGAFQKLGDPTTKRQVV; encoded by the coding sequence ATGGGTTTGCCTTGGTATCGTGTTCATACTGTCGTATTGAATGATCCCGGTCGATTGCTTTCTGTCCATATAATGCATACAGCCCTAGTTGCTGGTTGGGCCGGTTCGATGGCTTTATACGAATTAGCGGTTTTTGATCCCTCTGACCCCGCTCTTGATCCAATGTGGAGACAAGGTATGTTCGTTATACCCTTCATGACTCGTTTAGGAATAACCAATTCGTGGGGTGGTTGGAGTATTTCAGGAGGAACTGTAACGAATCCCGGTATTTGGAGTTATGAAGGTGTGGCAGGGGCACATATTGTGTTTTCTGGCTTGTGCTTCTTGGCAGCTATCTGGCATTGGGTGTATTGGGACCTAGAAATATTCTGTGATGAACGTACGGGCAAACCATCTTTGGATTTGCCTAAGATCTTTGGAATTCATTTATTTCTCTCAGGGTTGGCTTGCTTTGGCTTTGGCGCATTTCATGTAACAGGTTTGTATGGTCCTGGAATATGGGTGTCCGATCCTTATGGACTAACTGGAAAAGTACAACCCGTAAGTCCAGCGTGGGGCGCAGAAGGCTTTGATCCTTTTGTTCCCGGAGGAATAGCCTCTCATCATATTGCAGCGGGTACATTGGGCATATTAGCAGGCTTATTCCATCTTAGTGTCCGTCCGCCTCAACGTCTATACAAAGGATTACGTATGGGCAATATTGAAACTGTACTTTCCAGTAGTATCGCTGCTGTTTTTTTTGCAGCTTTCGTTGTTGCTGGAACTATGTGGTATGGTTCAGCAACTACCCCAATCGAATTATTTGGTCCCACTCGTTATCAGTGGGATCAGGGATACTTTCAGCAAGAAATATATCGAAGAGTTAGCGCCGGACTAGCCCAAAATCTGAGTTTATCGGAAGCTTGGTCTAAAATTCCCGAAAAATTAGCTTTTTATGATTACATTGGTAATAATCCAGCAAAAGGGGGATTATTCAGAGCAGGGTCAATGGACAACGGGGATGGAATAGCTGTTGGGTGGTTAGGACACCCCGTCTTTAGAGATAAAGAAGGGCGCGAGCTTTTTGTACGTCGTATGCCTACCTTTTTTGAAACATTTCCGGTAGTTTTGGTAGATGGAGACGGAATTGTTAGAGCCGATGTTCCTTTTAGAAGGGCAGAATCAAAGTATAGTGTTGAACAAGTAGGTGTAACTGTTGAGTTCTATGGTGGCGAACTCAATGGAGTCAGTTATAGTGATCCTGCGACTGTAAAAAAATATGCTAGACGTGCCCAATTAGGTGAAATTTTTGAATTAGATCGGGCTACTTTGAAATCTGATGGCGTTTTTCGTAGCAGTCCAAGGGGTTGGTTCACTTTTGGCCATGCTACGTTTGCTTTGCTCTTCTTTTTCGGACACATTTGGCATGGCGCTAGAACCTTGTTCAGAGATGTTTTTGCTGGCATTGATCCAGATTTGGATGCTCAAGTGGAATTTGGAGCATTCCAAAAACTTGGGGATCCAACTACAAAGAGACAAGTAGTCTGA